AAGACTTGAAGGCAATTTGATCAGTTCCAGGCCTGCAAGAGGCTGTGCCATTCAGGCGCCACTGTGCTTTTTGATCCTCCTACCATCTGATCTGATAAAACGCAGTATCACCCAACTTTGATGAACCAACAAACAATGTGGGCTTTATGTTTTACTCTTTTCAGAACTTCAAAAGGAAccctgcccatcagcagatgaatggataaggaagctgtggtacatatacaccatggaatattactcagccgttaaaaagaattcatttgaaccagtcctaatgagatggatgaagctggagcccattatacagagtgaagtaagccagaaagataaagaacattacagcatactaacacatatatatggaagttagaaaggtgataacgataaccctatatgcaaaacagaaaaagagacacagaaatacagaacagattttgaactttgtgggagaatgtgagggtgggatatttcaaaagaacagcacgtatactatctatggtgaaacagatcaccagcccaggtgggatgcatgagacaagtgctcgggcctggtgcactgggaagacccagaggaatcgggtggagagggaggtgggaaggggggatcgggattgggaatacatgtaaatccatggctgattcatatcaatgtatgacaaaacccactggaaaaaaaaaattaaaaaaaaaaaaaaaggtacaagtATGACAGTACAAGTCATACTAGGCTAGGGGGAATCAAAGAGACACAACACATTCTCATCAAATATTCCTTACCATCAACCATGTTGCCAGAAAGTTTAGCAGAGAGTTGGGCCACATCTCGTTTCCGTTTCTGGGGAGGTTTTCATTGTGAAAGTGAGAGAAATAGTCAATAGGCACAATTCCTGTCTCTAGACAGGCCTCGGACAAAGGAGAATTCCTCTGGTTTTATGTTCATTATATAGGTGTTATGCAGgtatatagatacatatgtaaCCCAGAAGAAACAAGACACAGTCCTCAAAATTGCTTTTTTCCTCATTaatgttttgctgaaagtttcCCCCACTTATCAGTTGGGAGAAAATGCTTATTGATTTGACTTACCCAAAGTCTATTTAAGTGGCTCTCCATCCCAGAGATTAGTGACATTTGCCTCATGCCTAAGGGCGGGCAAGCAttgcaaatgaaaacaacagtCCTTGCAGATTTCAGGAATCAGCTGAGCAAGAGGAAAGACGTCCACTCCTCACCTGTCTGATCACATATTGACCCCATCCCTCCTTCTGTGTCTGTCCCAGTCGTCTGTCTCCTCCACGAAGGGAAGACTTCTTACTCCTGAGCTTTAAAAACTTGTCCATCGAGAGGTTGGattggatggtgactgcagccatgaaattaaaagacgcttactcctgggaaggaaagttatgaccaacctagatagcatattaaaaagcagagacattactttgccaacaaaggtccatccaggcaaggctgtggtttttccagtggtcatgtatggatgtgagagctggactgtgaagaaatctgagcaccgaagaattgatgcttttgaactgtggtgttggagaagactcttgagagtcccttggacagcaaggagatccaaccagtgcatcctaaaagagatcagtcctaggtgttcattggaaggactgatgctgaagctgaaactccaatactttggccacctcatatgaagagttgactcattggaaaagaccctgatgctgggaaagactgaaggcaggaggagaaggggacaacagaggatgagatggttgaatggtatcaccaattcgatgggcatgagtttgagtaaactcagggagttggtgatggacagggaggcctggcgtgatgcaattcatggggtcgcaaagagtcagacatgactgagcgactgaactgaactgaactgaacttatacatatatatatacatatatatatatctgctatATATCTACATATTTACTATACACCTACAGACCTgatatatatgtattgtatattccctgatggctcaatgtaaagaatccacctgcaatgaaggagatgcaggagatgtgagttcaatccctgggtcaggaagatcccgtagagggagcaatggcaaaccactccaatattcttgcctgtaagactccatggacagaggagcctggcggtcaacagtccatggggtcgcaaagagtcggacacaactgagcacacacatgcaataCTATCTGTacctcaaatttaaaataaatttattggaAAATGCCAAAgggattttaaaaagatcaagaaGGGAAATTTTACATTTGGGAGGAAATTTTCACATCattgagatgaaaaataaaatttgtaaaagaaTTTTCATATCAGGACTTTCCAATTCAGAAACCCGGGGTTTGTAGAAAGGCTGGGATAGAACTGGTGGATGATTCTGGAGAGCTTCAGTGGGTCACCCTGCCTGTCACTCACCCAGTGATGGTCAAGTTTATTTCAACAGTCACATAAGTACCACACACCTAGCTCCCATGGAGCCATTCACGGACAGGGGTGGGGCAGAGCAGCAGGTCTCTGCTGTCTAAAACCAACCCTAAAGCACACGGTGGAAAAGTAATAAGAAGACAGAGACAGGGTGGTTGGGCTTTCTTGTGTATTTGATGGTCATGATATTGGTAGAAGAGTTGTATTCCATGTACGAAGTTTCACAAATCTTCCATGAGCTAGAAGATTCTGGTGGCCCATCTATAATCTCCAGAGACTCTTTATCACAGTTGAGGCTGTTGGAGCAGAGGGAAAAGCAGGCATCAGCCTTTGGAATCGTGGTCCCTCCGGCAGGCAGCCTCCTCGCCTGGACCCGACCCAGTCACATAGCTTTTCTCACCAGACTTCTCAGGCCTGATGCCCACAGGGAAGGAGACTCACCCTTCTGGAGAGGGGCGTCACCCAGGACCCTTCCCTCACACGACTCCACATCTCCCGGGAAGCCCCACTGATGgctcagggaagcccacccaggCCTTTGGGATCAGGACCCACTGGAGGGCACAGTACGGCCAACCCCGAGGACTGTTTCCATGGATAAGCAGAGTCAGGTGAGGCTCAGATATGAGTGTGTGACTCCACTCCTAGCCCACCCTCTGCACCCCTAGCACAGGGGCCCAGGACCCCCTCTTGGCCTCCAGGATCTGCAGAGTGAGAGGGGCATCCAGCTCTCCCTGCTGTGGGCAAAGTGCACACACGGGTTGTCACACTCCTGCTGAggtctccatctcctcctcctgcccatcAGACCTGACCCCCCCCCCGTCTTCCTCTCTCAGCCCCCAGCGTGTGTCCCACCCAGGAGGGAGGTTGGAGCCTCTCTGGGCTAAAATGAGACCTGGAAGGGACATCTCACCAGGACACACCCTTGACACTCTCTAAGTTAGTTTAGCTAACTTTTAGTTAGTTAGCTGTGCCCTCCTCTGTTTAGTTAGGTTGCTCTTAGACTGATTCCTTCCTTGGTGCCAAGGACAGtgagaacaaaaataaatctctGCAAAAGTGGAGAGGTCAATCAGGGGAAGTTTTTCATATAATCTATCCCTCTGACCATAATAGAAATATGATGCAGGAAATGCCTGCCTCCTTCAACCCTGGCGTGTGGTTTGGGTAGATGGTCTGAGCCCTGCAGTGAGGCAGGCATCTCTAGGTTGTCCTCCTCACACAGAGCAGCTCCTCCAACTAGTGGGAGATCTGACCTCATAGAAGGTCTGGAGGGACAGGGCCTTCGGTCACAAGATAACATCACCTGTCTCAACCACCACCCTGGACGGCATGTGGCCAGCCATAGAAATGTGGCTGCTGCGTTAGTATCTATGAAGACTAACCTGCTATAGAAGTGCTGTAATTTATTGCTATATTGGAAATGCTTTTTGTTGCCACATCATTTTGTTCACTTTTCCTGTTATcattcactctttctttctttcaatggttcattcattcatttattcattcattagttaAAAAATTATTCCCTGACCCCCCAAAGATTAGGCTGCTTTCTCTAGAGCAAATTTAGACATCAGCAGGAGTGATGTTATGCTGTCAATTCCCCCAGAGTTTTGCACGGATTAATGGATGGGGCACAAATCCGAGAAGGATCTGCCCAGCTGTGGACAGAGTCAGAGCAGGGGTTTCAGGTGTGATGGAAACGTTCTTCCTCCAGTGAAATCATGCACTAGGAAATGAGGACACTAAGCAGCAGGTGGTGAGTCTGGGAGAGGCGGGAGGtgccttccaggcagaggggacagtgTGAGCAAAGGCTCAGAGCTGCCCGACAGTCTGGGGGGTCCACAGCTCAGAGTGTGCTGGCTCAGCTCAgagatggggcagggggagaagaggtgAGAAGGGAGGGGAGATCGGGGTCCCCTGCAGGGATCTGAAAGCCATGCAAGGAGGGTCCGCTTTATGCAGAGGTCAGGGGGCCATGCAGGGTCACCAGCAGGAGTGAGCTGGAGTCAGGATGTGTCTGGATGTGTGTGCTGGGTGGTGCAGGGGGAAATGGAAGGGGCAAAGAGGGACACCTTCCCATAAAACCACAACATCAGCAAAGAACACTTACTAGAGATGGCGTACTTCCAAAAGAACTTTGTAACCTGGGTCCATGTTGATGATCCAGAGGCATTCCGTGTGCTGTCCCAGATAGGGGAGGATCACTCCAAATTCCTCTTCATAAAAGCCCCCAcacaaatttttatctttaactGAAGAGAGAATTCCAGGTGCCCAGGAGCAACACCAGGCCAGCAGGGAAGGTACCACCCCTGGGCGCCACACCACTGTACATGGTCCTAACTTCCCCTTCCGCCCATCACAAAGGAACCTCCAGGGTCTAAGTCTGGAGTCCCCTAAAAGTGAATCTTATCTTGTACTCGGCAGAACAGAGCAAACCCACGCACATGTTACTGCAATTTGCTCTGACACCTGAAAATAGAAGAACTTCACACTTGCATGATGAAACATTTTTCATCAAGTGAGGATAAAGTCACTACTTTCCTCAGGGGTGTTTATCATCAAAAGACTTCTTATTTGTAAAAAATGCTCAGCGAGTACCTGGGCCAGAAGTCACAGGGAAATCAATCGATCATCAATCGATCAATTATCAATCATCAGTCAGCCCTCTCATCAGGAGGAAGCCTGTCCCTCTGCCCAGCACCCCTCCTGATGCCAGCACACCCTCTGCCTGGACACGGTGATGCCCCTTCGCCCTCCAGGCTCTGGCCATCGGAGGCGGTTCCGTCATCCTGAGACACCTGTGCTGTGGACAGGTGGTCCCATGCCTGCCTAGTGAGGCTGTGCgggcaggagggcagaggaggctTTTGGGCTGTGGaggagggaaggtggggagggcaggaggagcacgGTGGGAGTCACGAGAGGTCAGGGGGTATGGGACCCTAAGGACTGTTAAAACCGAGGCCGACAGTCAGCTCTGGAAATGCCAAGTTCCTTTGACCAAAATGGTGAACTGGTACCAGTGTTTCCGGGAGAGTTATTCAGACTGCAACCCCCAAGCACTTCTCTGTGTGATGAGCAGGAAAGGATGAAATAATATCTGTGCACttacagggaagcccatcagttgAATCCAGTGtggctgaaaaacaaaacaacaacaacaaaaaaaaaaaccccagaaagtCAAGATGACAAGGTGGACGTTACGGAAGAGTCAAGCCTTTTGCAGAGACAATGCGGAGAAGGGCTGAGTCTCAAGGGAGGTGCAGAGCACAGACAGGAAAGCATGGCCGTCCTCGTCCCCGGGACGAACCTGGTCTCACAGGGGCAGGGCAGCATGGAGGTCTGGCCCTCCACCTTCGAGACTCCCTCATCCAGCTGCTTTCTCCTTGTCTCTCCAATTCCACCACGTCTTCTGTGATGCCCCCTCTCCGGAGCCAGAGGTCAGCACTCAGGATGCTGACCCACCTGTCCTGATTTCCCCAGGAATTTCCAGTCTGAGCATTGTAAGAccctctcctgagaaacctctccAACCTGGTCACAACTAGACATTTCATCACTCTAATGAATGTGAACTGTTTGGACAATTCTTTACTGAGGTCAGTGACCAGTTTGAGGTTGAACAAAATGAAATTGATTTTCCACTGGAGAGAAGTGAACCATCTGAGTTTATGAAGTTTCACTGTATCAGGGAACTGAGTCTGGGGCTTGGGTCAAGGGTGCTGATCCAGCCCCTCAGGCTCCACCGTTGATGAGACCCTGGCTTGTCCTCACGATGTGACCAGTGGGTACAGATAGTACAGGAATCAGATGGCCCTGGGGCTCAGAGCTGCTCGGATGAGAGCTGGATGGCTTTAGACAAGGCATTTATTGTCACAAACCTCAGTCCATGCACCTGTAAACTGGAAATTTAATAGTAACAGCCTCCTTGGTTCCAGAGGACAGTCCACGCATACACAGCTCAGCGTCCAGCCCAGAGAGGCTGTCCACTACGCTCCCCGCCACTGTCAAGCTCCCACCACATTTATCTCCTTCCCCATAGACACTGCTTTCCTCAGTAAATTGAAACCAACAAGTGCTCTGGAAGCTATGTGACCAGAGATGTCAACCAGGACACTGGGGTCCATCTCCAGCTGCCCGTCCTGAGTACTGAAGTGGCATAGGATTGGGGGCCACAGAGGAAACCTACCCACCCTGGAGTGTCCATCTCGTctgctctgaaaaatacaaatcgAGGTTTCTCTGAAAGCAGATCTCAAGGGCAGAATCACACATCTTCCCATCATGGACCCACACGTACAGTGACCTCCTCTGATCTAGAATCTGAGGTCCCAGCTTTGAAGCCAGGGAACCAGCAGCCCCTTGGGGGAGTTCAGGACACGTCACCCCAAAACATGCCATCCTGATCTGTTGATTTGAACTGATGGTGCTTGAGAAACAGCAGGTGCAGGAAGGGCTCTGATGGACTGTTTCTACCTACAAGCTGCCCACAAAGTGTCCCAGGAGAGAACCGTGAGGCCCCCAGACTAGGGAGACGGGAAGGTCCTGATCACAGGAGACTGGGATAAATGCTAAGAGGGATCTGTGCTCACACGCTGACAGCACAAGCCCGTCCTTCCACCTGCCTCCCACCCAGCTCCTAGTCATGACCACAGTTGCCTGCAGGGgagcaggggatggggagggaagcagaGTGTGGGCTGATGAAAAGAGCAGTCTGAGCAGAaaaggggagagaagagggaaggacaGAATGAGACCCACACAGAGCAAGGAAAGAAGGACACAGAGGCTTCCCTGAGGGCACAGCCGCCCCCTTCTTTCCCTCCAGCACCAAGAATCCTCATGGATCCCTCTGTGTTCAGTGCAGGCCCAGCGCCCAGCCCCCTGCAAGGCTAAGACCCCAGTCAGGACGTCCTCAGCCCTGCTGggagctgctgctcctgctggtCAACCCAGAGTTCGTGTTGCTGCCACATCTCCCTCCCGGGGGGCAGAGGCAGAGCACCCCATCTGTCCTGGGACTTCTCCAGGGGCCCCTG
The genomic region above belongs to Cervus canadensis isolate Bull #8, Minnesota chromosome 8, ASM1932006v1, whole genome shotgun sequence and contains:
- the LOC122445849 gene encoding spermadhesin Z13-like gives rise to the protein MKLFSAIPWALLLSTATLDSTDGLPFKDKNLCGGFYEEEFGVILPYLGQHTECLWIINMDPGYKVLLEVRHLYLNCDKESLEIIDGPPESSSSWKICETSYMEYNSSTNIMTIKYTRKPNHPVSVFLLLFHRVL